A single window of Candidatus Acidiferrales bacterium DNA harbors:
- a CDS encoding HsdR family type I site-specific deoxyribonuclease: MSKTLTSEAGTTQFPLIKYAEEIGWTVVSSTDALTKRGGEAGLFFYKELEDALLRLNPGVVTADNVQSIIQRIESVPSTINGNREILEWLRGNRTVFVESEKRHRNVTLVDFRNLDRNVYQVTYEWTYRALSKKGNRADIMFLVNGVPVAIVENKSPRLPDGMERAIIQIKRYEKETPELLTMPQVFNVTHLIEYFYGVTWNYSRKNIFEWKTPRDEAYKNAVQSFFEFEHFLKMLGEWIIFYQKDDELQKTVLRQHQTRAVEKVVQRCADPEKKTGLVWHTQGSGKTFTIITAARLILENKEHFPGATVMLVVDRNELEGQLSGWVERLVGEMQGHDIKIAYAESRARLQQLLDQDFRGLIISMIHKFDDIRKDSCKRSDFFILIDEAHRSTGGDLGNYLMGALPNATLIGFTGTPIDKTAYGKGTFKIFGKEDEKGYLDKYSVRESIKDGTTVKLRHTLARSELQVPEELLNKEFLSIAEGEGVSDIDDLNRILDRAVNLKAFLKAGDRVDKVAQFIAKHFKENVEPLGYKAFLVAVDREACALYKNALDKYLPPEYSTPVYTKNVDDSIERPLVAKLQLTETDEKKVRKAFPKPDQLPKIFIVTDKLLTGYDAPILYCMYLDKPMRDHVLLQAVARVNRPYEDEQGIKKTCGLIVDFIGILKELNKALAFDSDEVSGVIEDLDLLFAHFKALMDGKGKKYLQAAGTNGSSNEKLEKLLYETFLDKKERQEFTDFFQEIEDLYEILSPDPQLRDYIDDYYCLKEIYKALRNAYGRKTTFLSDVAHKTEKLVRENAMVYGLAEMTKTVEFDEAALEALMAKKGSENAKVINLINSLVRIADDRGTTEPYLRSIAERAEKVKENLEDRQMSTTDALTQIEALMKEKHEADKARKESGLDPATFEIFWFLRQEQLPDAVVLAKEISAAYLRFPNSAANADEQRQLKAEIYKSLLRVVSGKRMVDLADEILRLRQQ; encoded by the coding sequence ATGAGTAAAACACTTACTTCAGAAGCTGGTACGACCCAATTTCCGCTCATCAAATACGCCGAGGAAATCGGTTGGACTGTCGTTTCCAGTACAGATGCTTTGACTAAACGTGGCGGCGAAGCAGGCCTGTTTTTCTACAAGGAGCTTGAGGATGCTCTTCTCCGCCTCAATCCAGGCGTCGTCACGGCGGATAACGTTCAGTCTATCATTCAGCGCATAGAGAGTGTGCCGAGTACCATTAACGGCAACCGTGAAATCCTTGAATGGCTGCGCGGCAACAGAACCGTATTTGTCGAAAGCGAAAAACGCCATCGCAATGTAACGCTCGTGGATTTTAGGAACCTTGATCGTAACGTTTATCAAGTAACTTATGAATGGACTTATCGGGCTTTAAGCAAGAAAGGCAATCGTGCAGATATAATGTTCCTTGTGAACGGCGTCCCAGTTGCAATCGTTGAAAATAAAAGTCCAAGACTGCCCGACGGCATGGAGCGTGCCATCATACAGATCAAACGCTATGAAAAGGAAACGCCGGAATTGCTGACGATGCCTCAGGTGTTCAACGTGACTCACCTAATCGAATATTTCTATGGCGTTACCTGGAATTATTCCCGCAAGAATATATTTGAGTGGAAGACACCGCGAGACGAAGCGTACAAAAACGCTGTTCAAAGCTTCTTTGAGTTTGAGCATTTTCTCAAGATGCTTGGGGAATGGATCATATTTTACCAGAAAGACGATGAATTACAGAAGACTGTTTTGCGGCAGCATCAGACGCGTGCCGTTGAAAAAGTAGTGCAGCGCTGCGCAGATCCAGAGAAGAAAACCGGACTTGTCTGGCACACGCAGGGTTCAGGAAAAACCTTCACGATCATCACAGCAGCGCGGCTGATTCTCGAGAATAAGGAACATTTTCCCGGTGCAACGGTAATGCTCGTCGTTGATCGGAACGAACTCGAAGGACAATTGTCGGGATGGGTTGAACGTCTCGTTGGCGAAATGCAAGGGCACGACATCAAAATCGCATACGCGGAAAGTCGAGCGAGGTTGCAGCAATTGTTGGATCAAGATTTTCGTGGACTCATCATATCGATGATCCACAAATTCGATGACATAAGAAAAGATTCGTGCAAGCGATCTGACTTCTTTATCCTAATTGACGAAGCTCATCGTTCAACTGGAGGCGATCTTGGCAATTATCTTATGGGCGCGTTGCCTAACGCGACACTCATAGGCTTTACCGGCACGCCGATAGACAAGACGGCCTATGGCAAAGGCACTTTCAAGATTTTCGGTAAGGAGGATGAGAAGGGGTATTTAGACAAATATTCAGTCAGAGAATCGATCAAAGATGGAACGACTGTAAAACTCCGCCACACTCTTGCCCGCAGCGAATTACAGGTTCCTGAAGAACTGCTTAACAAGGAATTCTTAAGTATCGCCGAGGGGGAGGGTGTCAGCGATATAGATGATCTAAACCGCATTCTCGACCGTGCTGTGAACTTGAAAGCATTTCTCAAAGCGGGCGACCGTGTGGATAAAGTGGCACAGTTTATTGCTAAGCACTTCAAAGAAAATGTCGAGCCGCTCGGCTACAAAGCGTTTCTCGTTGCGGTGGATCGCGAGGCGTGTGCGCTTTACAAGAATGCTCTCGATAAATATCTACCGCCGGAATACTCGACTCCGGTTTATACAAAAAATGTTGATGATTCAATTGAACGCCCGCTCGTCGCAAAGCTGCAATTGACCGAGACCGATGAGAAAAAAGTGCGGAAGGCATTTCCGAAGCCCGACCAACTGCCGAAAATCTTCATTGTTACGGACAAGCTTCTCACAGGTTACGATGCGCCGATTCTCTACTGCATGTATCTCGACAAGCCCATGCGCGACCATGTCCTGCTGCAAGCCGTGGCGCGTGTGAATCGTCCTTATGAAGATGAGCAAGGCATCAAGAAAACTTGCGGTCTCATCGTGGACTTCATTGGAATCCTGAAGGAACTAAACAAGGCACTTGCTTTCGATTCCGATGAAGTGAGCGGAGTGATTGAAGACCTTGATTTACTCTTCGCGCATTTCAAAGCACTTATGGATGGGAAGGGAAAGAAATATTTGCAGGCCGCCGGCACGAACGGAAGCAGCAATGAGAAGTTAGAAAAGCTTCTTTATGAGACATTCCTCGACAAGAAGGAACGACAGGAATTCACAGACTTCTTCCAAGAGATTGAAGACCTTTATGAAATACTTTCACCTGATCCTCAATTGCGTGATTACATAGACGATTACTATTGTCTGAAGGAGATATACAAGGCTCTTCGTAACGCATACGGGAGGAAAACAACTTTCTTATCGGATGTAGCACATAAAACCGAAAAGTTAGTTCGCGAAAATGCCATGGTGTATGGGCTTGCTGAGATGACTAAGACGGTAGAGTTTGATGAAGCAGCATTGGAAGCACTAATGGCAAAGAAGGGATCTGAGAACGCGAAGGTGATCAACCTGATCAATAGCCTTGTCAGAATCGCTGATGACCGTGGTACGACCGAGCCATATTTGCGATCCATTGCCGAACGTGCAGAAAAAGTAAAAGAGAATTTGGAAGATCGTCAGATGTCCACGACAGATGCGCTTACTCAAATAGAAGCCCTGATGAAGGAAAAGCATGAAGCCGATAAAGCTCGAAAAGAAAGTGGTCTCGATCCAGCGACATTTGAGATATTTTGGTTCTTGCGGCAGGAACAATTGCCTGACGCCGTGGTGCTTGCAAAAGAAATCAGTGCAGCTTACCTGCGTTTTCCAAATTCCGCCGCCAACGCGGACGAGCAACGCCAATTGAAAGCAGAGATTTACAAATCATTGCTACGCGTCGTAAGCGGCAAACGAATGGTCGATCTTGCGGATGAGATATTGAGACTTCGACAACAATGA
- a CDS encoding restriction endonuclease subunit S — protein MDSGAFFLSRQGKSTEVKSAKSRFKKGDILYGKLRPYLDKAVIAPTDGICSTDILVFRPAQDICVAYLLGLIHSPEFLNHAIQTTNGVNHPRTSWTGLSTFSWNVPREVEQEKIAAVLWKIQRAIDIEEKLIATARELKHSTMHQLFGRGLHGEKLKETEIGMIPDSWEVVPLGRHLLLAQYGLSIRGQQVGRYPILRMNCQLDGKTIFRDLQFVELDQKTFAAFQVKDGDLLFNRTNSFELVGRTSIFRSNREAVFASYLIRLTLDQSEYYPEFVNFYFNQPSVQADLKRLASRGVSQSNISASKLKEYYIPKTSLDEQREISGILQSIDSKIEILERKRATLQDLFKTMLHKLMTGEIRVVDLDIDVSEITDGADHETIRI, from the coding sequence ATGGACAGCGGCGCGTTTTTCCTGTCTCGGCAGGGTAAGTCAACTGAAGTTAAGAGCGCCAAAAGTCGCTTCAAGAAAGGGGACATCCTTTACGGAAAGCTTCGTCCGTATCTCGACAAAGCGGTGATTGCTCCTACCGACGGCATTTGCTCAACTGATATCTTGGTTTTTCGTCCGGCGCAGGATATTTGCGTTGCATATCTGCTTGGTCTTATACATTCGCCGGAATTCTTGAACCATGCGATTCAGACGACGAACGGTGTCAATCATCCGCGAACATCATGGACAGGATTATCAACCTTTTCTTGGAATGTGCCGCGGGAAGTGGAACAGGAAAAAATCGCAGCGGTGCTTTGGAAGATTCAACGTGCAATTGATATAGAAGAAAAACTCATTGCCACAGCGCGTGAATTGAAGCATTCCACAATGCATCAGCTGTTCGGACGCGGACTTCACGGCGAGAAGCTGAAAGAAACGGAAATAGGAATGATTCCGGATAGTTGGGAGGTCGTGCCCTTGGGTAGGCATCTCCTTTTAGCTCAATACGGATTATCAATCCGTGGCCAACAAGTGGGACGTTATCCTATTCTTCGCATGAATTGCCAACTTGATGGCAAAACAATATTTCGTGATTTGCAATTTGTTGAACTTGATCAAAAGACGTTTGCCGCATTTCAAGTCAAAGACGGAGATCTGCTTTTCAATCGTACTAACAGCTTCGAGCTTGTCGGCAGGACCTCCATTTTCCGATCTAACCGTGAAGCCGTCTTTGCATCATATCTTATCCGCCTCACATTGGACCAGTCTGAGTACTATCCAGAATTTGTAAATTTCTATTTCAATCAGCCGTCAGTTCAGGCCGATCTGAAACGTCTCGCAAGTCGCGGTGTTAGCCAGTCGAACATTAGCGCGAGCAAGTTGAAAGAATATTATATCCCCAAGACATCTTTGGACGAACAGCGTGAGATTTCAGGAATCCTCCAATCTATTGACAGTAAAATAGAAATTCTCGAGCGCAAGCGTGCCACTTTGCAGGACTTATTCAAGACAATGCTCCACAAGTTAATGACTGGAGAAATCCGAGTTGTTGACCTTGATATAGACGTAAGTGAAATCACTGATGGCGCAGACCATGAAACCATTAGAATTTGA
- a CDS encoding N-6 DNA methylase, with product MTKSNPFSKQLHKLREKLNLSQEQLASRLNVSFATVNRWETGKSKPQKAQMEAIQKLFEEAGTGQISAESNSEEDTGAIQGRRRRGISRSAVLSNRSMEQMLWDAACSIRGEKDAPKFKDYIIPLLFIKRLSDVFDDEVQRLTERFGEQKTALDILEHDHSLVRFYIPPEARWLVVSNREPFKWAKGKEPKSLGEQLTTTIRAIVKYNPSLAGVIDIVDYNETRNGEREISDGALRGVIETFSDPRYRLGLHDVEPDFLGRCYEYLLRKFAEGQGQSAGEFFTPTEVGFLIAEIMRPRPGEECYDYACGSCGLLIKLQLVCRELDRLSKVPLKLYGQELQADNYAIGCMNRIIHDMDAEILRGDSMRNPKFRDSDTRLKKFDIVVANPMWNQGFDPDVYENDPFERFEEQGGITTSKGDWAWLQHTMASLKDSGRAAVVLDTGAVTRGSGSKNEDKERNIRKWFVEHDFVDGVILLPDNLFYNTTAAGIIIVLRKNKPKNRKGKIGLVNASQQFLKGTPKNYLPDEAIKKIADAFKGGELQDGFVSTITNEEAAKNDYNLSPSRYLTSNGYSEVKDLITAIAHYEAALKEEAKIAMDVNKVIGQIKALTNHNQK from the coding sequence ATGACAAAATCCAATCCTTTCAGCAAACAACTACACAAATTACGTGAAAAACTAAATCTGAGCCAAGAACAGCTTGCCTCGCGTCTGAATGTCTCATTCGCCACCGTAAATCGTTGGGAGACTGGTAAGTCCAAGCCGCAAAAGGCGCAGATGGAAGCCATTCAAAAGCTCTTTGAGGAAGCCGGAACCGGCCAGATTAGCGCAGAAAGCAACTCAGAAGAAGATACCGGAGCCATTCAAGGAAGGAGGCGGCGAGGTATTTCAAGAAGTGCCGTACTCTCAAATAGGAGTATGGAACAAATGCTCTGGGATGCGGCGTGCTCCATCCGAGGAGAAAAGGACGCGCCGAAGTTCAAGGACTACATTATCCCTCTCCTTTTCATCAAGCGTCTTTCCGATGTCTTTGATGATGAAGTGCAGCGACTCACAGAACGCTTCGGGGAACAGAAAACTGCGCTCGACATTCTTGAACACGATCATTCACTAGTTCGTTTCTATATCCCACCTGAAGCACGATGGCTCGTTGTCAGCAATCGCGAGCCGTTCAAATGGGCAAAAGGAAAAGAGCCAAAATCCCTCGGTGAACAACTGACCACGACCATCCGCGCCATCGTAAAGTACAATCCCTCGCTTGCCGGCGTGATTGATATTGTTGATTACAACGAGACGCGGAATGGCGAACGCGAAATCAGCGACGGGGCACTGCGAGGCGTTATCGAAACTTTTTCCGATCCACGATACAGACTTGGCTTACATGATGTTGAACCGGATTTTCTCGGGCGCTGCTACGAATATCTCTTGCGGAAATTCGCAGAAGGACAGGGACAAAGTGCTGGCGAGTTCTTCACTCCGACAGAAGTTGGTTTCTTGATTGCAGAGATCATGCGTCCGCGGCCTGGCGAAGAATGTTACGACTATGCCTGCGGCTCGTGCGGCTTGCTCATCAAACTTCAACTCGTTTGCCGCGAACTTGATCGACTTTCCAAAGTACCGCTAAAACTTTACGGTCAAGAACTCCAAGCAGATAACTATGCCATCGGCTGCATGAACCGTATTATCCATGACATGGATGCAGAGATACTTCGCGGAGACTCGATGCGTAATCCGAAGTTTAGAGACAGCGATACTCGGCTGAAAAAGTTTGACATCGTGGTCGCCAATCCAATGTGGAATCAAGGGTTCGATCCGGATGTTTATGAGAACGATCCATTTGAGCGTTTTGAGGAGCAAGGTGGTATCACGACCAGCAAAGGTGATTGGGCGTGGCTACAGCATACCATGGCATCGTTAAAAGACAGTGGCCGCGCGGCAGTAGTGCTCGACACGGGCGCAGTGACAAGAGGAAGTGGGAGTAAGAACGAGGACAAAGAACGCAATATTAGAAAATGGTTCGTAGAGCATGACTTTGTTGATGGTGTGATTCTTTTGCCTGATAACCTTTTCTACAACACAACCGCTGCCGGCATCATTATCGTTTTAAGAAAGAACAAGCCTAAAAACCGCAAAGGTAAAATTGGTTTGGTCAATGCGAGCCAACAATTTCTAAAAGGGACTCCGAAAAACTATTTGCCCGATGAAGCGATTAAGAAAATAGCCGATGCGTTCAAGGGAGGCGAGTTGCAGGACGGGTTCGTCAGCACGATCACAAATGAAGAGGCAGCGAAGAATGATTACAATCTTTCGCCGTCGAGGTATCTCACGAGCAACGGATATTCCGAAGTCAAAGACTTGATTACTGCCATCGCTCACTATGAAGCCGCTTTGAAGGAGGAGGCAAAGATTGCGATGGACGTGAATAAGGTCATTGGTCAAATCAAAGCTCTTACAAACCACAACCAAAAATAA